One genomic region from Harpia harpyja isolate bHarHar1 chromosome 1, bHarHar1 primary haplotype, whole genome shotgun sequence encodes:
- the PP2D1 gene encoding protein phosphatase 2C-like domain-containing protein 1 isoform X1, translating into MQNYCLLLQRSGLERNHSLTANRMTWEEKSQDKSNPPDFELSRDQEDHLEKVTIAPENNDSKHISIFCSACQQTIYPDHLLYHKKTHKALTLLGFDSPQTKTDNKTLLAQRQQLISKLTKIPKYSETHRQKIDYSFEFLMDNHTPTSYRDLASINNPSTFKKVNNSLIKALSICQDKNSTWQGDMEDRFIVLNNYGNRSDTCFLGLVDGSHGVTAAETVAAELPLLFLDQLAQTDSSYKKSEDEQQIIDSFATVIKADYREKEKFFSDKPDNGETNKTNIYEWIHKAYAKSFWRMDRLLRLGRNEVSKVRWSGCSVVTCLVERIPSKETDGTEEEGRKHSENNTHSPLTRTAKGATGLLHVANTGNAHAVLCKNGKSHCLSKEHSTSNVSERKRILQNGGNISTNEPDGLVEGYLRTTRGLGHHGNPVLKRSVIPVPHTISVPIDDNCQFLILASNGLWEVLDYNEVLALTLTTFTHYLRMYERIQQSAPSPCKCQYLMPLTEDNLNDSKAVEDLQHGIEILYSNKDILLTDSKGNLQQNKPKCSRRNYLPSEDGVLKETNDHKNQADPELSLFSNNEVNSQNIEIKQFDSTTQGGSEKLKHFEERKVYVCNIFQPQPQTAEQEETDTDTFCATGPSRTHKQLQENVLAIGFKDMKQPPKDRKACLSPKDTKACLSNYDSGPQLAQKMDSKIFCDKPASYTGQELLKTLSPVGSKAASQFEEDTKTYLSNCKSQTAGRGRVTPETLYDNAASYISEQLVKTALAAGSRDNITILIVLLNGCDEIPNYLNI; encoded by the exons ATGCAGAACTACTGCCTGCTACTGCAGAGGAGCGGCTTAGAAAGAAATCACTCTTTAACTGCAAATAg AATGACATGGGAAGAAAAATCTCAGGACAAATCAAACCCACCTGATTTTGAACTTTCCAGAGATCAGGAAGATCACCTGGAGAAGGTCACAATTGCACCTGAGAACAATGATTCTAAGCACATTTCAATTTTTTGCTCTGCATGTCAACAAACAATATATCCAGACCACCTTCTTtatcataaaaaaacccacaaagcccTAACTTTGCTGGGCTTTGATAGCCCACAAACAAAAACTGACAACAAAACACTTTTGGCTCAGAGACAGCAACTAATTTCAAAATTGACCAAGATTCCTAAATATTCTGAGACACATAGGCAGAAGATTGATTATTCATTTGAATTCCTTATGGATAACCACACTCCGACATCATATCGTGATCTTGCTAGTATTAACAATCCTAGTACTTTTAAGAAAGTAAATAATTCTTTAATAAAAGCATTATCAATTTGCCAAGATAAAAATTCCACATGGCAGGGAGACATGGAAGACAGATTTATTGTGCTCAACAACTATGGAAATAGGTCAGATACATGTTTTCTAGGGTTAGTTGATGGCTCTCATGGTGTaacagctgcagaaacagttGCAGCAGAGCTTCCACTTTTATTTCTTGACCAGCTTGCTCAAACAGATTCCTCCTACAAAAAGAGTGAGGATGAACAGCAAATTATAGATTCTTTTGCCACAGTAATCAAAGCAGAttacagggaaaaagagaagtttttCTCTGATAAACCAGACAATGGCGAGACCAACAAGACCAATATTTACGAATGGATTCACAAAGCATATGCCAAGTCCTTTTGGAGAATGGATAGACTTTTACGACTGGGAAGGAATGAGGTTTCCAAAGTTCGCTGGAGTGGCTGTTCAGTGGTTACCTGTTTGGTGGAAAGAATCCCCAGCAAAGAGACAGATGGcactgaggaagaaggaagaaaacattctgaaaacaaTACACATAGTCCATTAACCAGGACAGCCAAAGGTGCTACTGGGTTACTACACGTTGCCAATACAG gTAATGCACATGCAGTCTTATGTAAGAATGGAAAGAGTCACTGCCTCTCAAAAGAGCACAGCACTTCTAATGTAAGCGAGAGAAAACGCATACTTCAGAATGGTGGAAACATCAGCACTAATGAACCAGATGGATTAGTAGAGGGGTACCTGAGAACTACAAGGGGTCTTGGACATCATGGCAATCCAGTACTGAAAAGATCTGTTATACCTGTACCTCATACCATATCTGTCCCTATTGATGATAATTGTCAGTTTCTTATTTTAGCTTCTAATGGGCTTTGGGAGGTTTTGGATTACAATGAAGTACTTGCATTAACTCTAACAACATTCACTCATTATTTGAGAATGTATGAACGTATTCAACAAAGTGCACCTTCTCCATGTAAGTGTCAGTATTTGATGCCCCTCACTGAAGACAACTTAAATGACTCAAAGGCTGTTGAAGATCTGCAACATGGAATAGAGATACTGTATTCCAATAAAGACATTCTTCTCACTGACTCAAAAGGTAACCTGCAACAAAATAAGCCAAAATGTTCTAGGAGGAACTATTTGCCAAGTGAAGATGGTGTGCTTAAGGAAACCAACGACCACAAAAATCAAGCTGATCCAGAACTGTCTCTTTTCAGTAACAATGAAGTAAATTCACAGAACATAGAAATAAAACAGTTTGATTCTACCACACAAGGTGgctctgaaaaactgaaacactttgaggaaagaaaagtttaTGTATGTAACATCTTTCAGCCACAGCCACAGACTGCAGAGCAAGAAGAAACAGACACTGACACTTTCTGTGCAACAGGTCCAAGTCGCACCCATAAACAGCTGCAAGAGAATGTACTGGCAATAGGGTTTAAAGACATGAAACAGCCCCCAAAAGATAGAAAAGCATGCCTATCTCCAAAAGATACAAAAGCATGCCTATCTAATTATGACTCAGGTCCACAACTGGCACAAAAAATGGACTCCAAGATATTTTGTGACAAACCTGCAAGTTACACTGGTCAAGAACTGCTAAAGACTCTATCACCAGTGGGTTCTAAAGCAGCATCACAGTTTGAAGAGGACACAAAAACATACCTGTCCAATTGCAAATCACAAACTGCGGGAAGAGGCAGAGTCACCCCTGAGACACTCTATGACAATGCAGCAAGCTACATTAGCGAACAACTGGTAAAGACTGCATTAGCTGCAGGTTCAAGAGATAATATTACTATTTTGATTGTACTTCTAAATGGATGCGATGAGATACCCAATTACCtcaacatttaa
- the RAB5A gene encoding ras-related protein Rab-5A, which translates to MANRGATRPNGPNAGNKICQFKLVLLGESAVGKSSLVLRFVKGQFHEFQESTIGAAFLTQTVCLDDTTVKFEIWDTAGQERYHSLAPMYYRGAQAAIVVYDITNEESFARAKNWVKELQRQASPNIVIALAGNKADLANKRAVDFQEAQAYADDNSLLFMETSAKTSMNVNEIFMAIAKKLPKNEPQNAGANSARGRGVDLTEPTQPTKSQCCSN; encoded by the exons ATGGCTAATCGAGGAGCAACAAGACCCAATGGGCCaaatgctggaaataaaatttgCCAGTTCAAACTAGTACTTCTAGGAGAGTCTGCAGTTGGCAAATCAAGTTTGGTGCTTCGTTTTGTAAAAGGACAGTTTCATGAGTTTCAAGAAAGTACGATTGGAG CTGCTTTTCTAACCCAGACTGTATGTCTTGACGATACAACAGTAAAATTTGAAATCTGGGATACTGCTGGGCAAGAGCGGTACCACAGTTTAGCACCCATGTACTACAGAGGAGCGCAAGCAGCTATAGTGGTATACGACATCACAAATGAG GAATCCTTTGCCAGAGCGAAAAATTGGGTCAAAGAACTTCAGCGACAAGCAAGTCCTAACATTGTAATAGCTTTAGCAGGAAACAAAGCTGATCTAGCTAACAAAAGAGCTGTGGATTTCCAG GAAGCACAGGCTTATGCAGATGACAACAGCTTATTGTTCATGGAGACGTCTGCCAAAACATCTATGAATGTAAATGAAATATTCATGGCAATTG CAAAAAAATTGCCCAAGAATGAACCACAGAATGCAGGAGCGAACTCTGCCAGAGGAAGAGGAGTAGACCTTACTGAACCCACGCAACCAACCAAGAGTCAATGTTGTAGTAACTAA
- the PP2D1 gene encoding protein phosphatase 2C-like domain-containing protein 1 isoform X2 codes for MTWEEKSQDKSNPPDFELSRDQEDHLEKVTIAPENNDSKHISIFCSACQQTIYPDHLLYHKKTHKALTLLGFDSPQTKTDNKTLLAQRQQLISKLTKIPKYSETHRQKIDYSFEFLMDNHTPTSYRDLASINNPSTFKKVNNSLIKALSICQDKNSTWQGDMEDRFIVLNNYGNRSDTCFLGLVDGSHGVTAAETVAAELPLLFLDQLAQTDSSYKKSEDEQQIIDSFATVIKADYREKEKFFSDKPDNGETNKTNIYEWIHKAYAKSFWRMDRLLRLGRNEVSKVRWSGCSVVTCLVERIPSKETDGTEEEGRKHSENNTHSPLTRTAKGATGLLHVANTGNAHAVLCKNGKSHCLSKEHSTSNVSERKRILQNGGNISTNEPDGLVEGYLRTTRGLGHHGNPVLKRSVIPVPHTISVPIDDNCQFLILASNGLWEVLDYNEVLALTLTTFTHYLRMYERIQQSAPSPCKCQYLMPLTEDNLNDSKAVEDLQHGIEILYSNKDILLTDSKGNLQQNKPKCSRRNYLPSEDGVLKETNDHKNQADPELSLFSNNEVNSQNIEIKQFDSTTQGGSEKLKHFEERKVYVCNIFQPQPQTAEQEETDTDTFCATGPSRTHKQLQENVLAIGFKDMKQPPKDRKACLSPKDTKACLSNYDSGPQLAQKMDSKIFCDKPASYTGQELLKTLSPVGSKAASQFEEDTKTYLSNCKSQTAGRGRVTPETLYDNAASYISEQLVKTALAAGSRDNITILIVLLNGCDEIPNYLNI; via the exons ATGACATGGGAAGAAAAATCTCAGGACAAATCAAACCCACCTGATTTTGAACTTTCCAGAGATCAGGAAGATCACCTGGAGAAGGTCACAATTGCACCTGAGAACAATGATTCTAAGCACATTTCAATTTTTTGCTCTGCATGTCAACAAACAATATATCCAGACCACCTTCTTtatcataaaaaaacccacaaagcccTAACTTTGCTGGGCTTTGATAGCCCACAAACAAAAACTGACAACAAAACACTTTTGGCTCAGAGACAGCAACTAATTTCAAAATTGACCAAGATTCCTAAATATTCTGAGACACATAGGCAGAAGATTGATTATTCATTTGAATTCCTTATGGATAACCACACTCCGACATCATATCGTGATCTTGCTAGTATTAACAATCCTAGTACTTTTAAGAAAGTAAATAATTCTTTAATAAAAGCATTATCAATTTGCCAAGATAAAAATTCCACATGGCAGGGAGACATGGAAGACAGATTTATTGTGCTCAACAACTATGGAAATAGGTCAGATACATGTTTTCTAGGGTTAGTTGATGGCTCTCATGGTGTaacagctgcagaaacagttGCAGCAGAGCTTCCACTTTTATTTCTTGACCAGCTTGCTCAAACAGATTCCTCCTACAAAAAGAGTGAGGATGAACAGCAAATTATAGATTCTTTTGCCACAGTAATCAAAGCAGAttacagggaaaaagagaagtttttCTCTGATAAACCAGACAATGGCGAGACCAACAAGACCAATATTTACGAATGGATTCACAAAGCATATGCCAAGTCCTTTTGGAGAATGGATAGACTTTTACGACTGGGAAGGAATGAGGTTTCCAAAGTTCGCTGGAGTGGCTGTTCAGTGGTTACCTGTTTGGTGGAAAGAATCCCCAGCAAAGAGACAGATGGcactgaggaagaaggaagaaaacattctgaaaacaaTACACATAGTCCATTAACCAGGACAGCCAAAGGTGCTACTGGGTTACTACACGTTGCCAATACAG gTAATGCACATGCAGTCTTATGTAAGAATGGAAAGAGTCACTGCCTCTCAAAAGAGCACAGCACTTCTAATGTAAGCGAGAGAAAACGCATACTTCAGAATGGTGGAAACATCAGCACTAATGAACCAGATGGATTAGTAGAGGGGTACCTGAGAACTACAAGGGGTCTTGGACATCATGGCAATCCAGTACTGAAAAGATCTGTTATACCTGTACCTCATACCATATCTGTCCCTATTGATGATAATTGTCAGTTTCTTATTTTAGCTTCTAATGGGCTTTGGGAGGTTTTGGATTACAATGAAGTACTTGCATTAACTCTAACAACATTCACTCATTATTTGAGAATGTATGAACGTATTCAACAAAGTGCACCTTCTCCATGTAAGTGTCAGTATTTGATGCCCCTCACTGAAGACAACTTAAATGACTCAAAGGCTGTTGAAGATCTGCAACATGGAATAGAGATACTGTATTCCAATAAAGACATTCTTCTCACTGACTCAAAAGGTAACCTGCAACAAAATAAGCCAAAATGTTCTAGGAGGAACTATTTGCCAAGTGAAGATGGTGTGCTTAAGGAAACCAACGACCACAAAAATCAAGCTGATCCAGAACTGTCTCTTTTCAGTAACAATGAAGTAAATTCACAGAACATAGAAATAAAACAGTTTGATTCTACCACACAAGGTGgctctgaaaaactgaaacactttgaggaaagaaaagtttaTGTATGTAACATCTTTCAGCCACAGCCACAGACTGCAGAGCAAGAAGAAACAGACACTGACACTTTCTGTGCAACAGGTCCAAGTCGCACCCATAAACAGCTGCAAGAGAATGTACTGGCAATAGGGTTTAAAGACATGAAACAGCCCCCAAAAGATAGAAAAGCATGCCTATCTCCAAAAGATACAAAAGCATGCCTATCTAATTATGACTCAGGTCCACAACTGGCACAAAAAATGGACTCCAAGATATTTTGTGACAAACCTGCAAGTTACACTGGTCAAGAACTGCTAAAGACTCTATCACCAGTGGGTTCTAAAGCAGCATCACAGTTTGAAGAGGACACAAAAACATACCTGTCCAATTGCAAATCACAAACTGCGGGAAGAGGCAGAGTCACCCCTGAGACACTCTATGACAATGCAGCAAGCTACATTAGCGAACAACTGGTAAAGACTGCATTAGCTGCAGGTTCAAGAGATAATATTACTATTTTGATTGTACTTCTAAATGGATGCGATGAGATACCCAATTACCtcaacatttaa